The following coding sequences lie in one Fusarium poae strain DAOMC 252244 chromosome 1, whole genome shotgun sequence genomic window:
- the RPL23A_1 gene encoding 60S ribosomal protein L23A (BUSCO:53943at5125) yields MAKISRGAPGGKLKMTLGLPVGAVMNCADNSGARNLYIIAVKGIGARLNRLPAGGVGDMVMATVKKGKPELRKKVHPAVIVRQSKPWKRFDGVFLYFEDNAGVIVNPKGEMKGSAITGPVGKEAAELWPRIASNSGVVM; encoded by the exons ATGGCCAAGATCTC GCGTGGTGCCCCTGGTGGCAAGCTCAAGATGACCCTGGGTCTCCCTGT CGGTGCCGTCATGAACTGCGCTGACAACTCCGGTGCCCGAAACCTCTACATCATTGCCGTCAAGGGTATTGGTGCTCGCCTGAACCGATTGCCCGCTGGTGGTGTCGGTGACATGGTTATGGCCACCGTCAAGAAGGGAAAGCCTGAGCTCCGAAAGAAGGTCCACCCCGCCGTTATCGTCCGACAGTCCAAGCCCTGGAAGCGATTCGACGGTGTCTTCCTCTACTTCGAGGACAACGCCGGTGTT ATCGTCAACCCCAAGGGTGAGATGAAGGGCTCCGCCATTACCGGCCCCGTCGGTAAGGAGGCTGCTGAGTTGTGGCCC CGTATTGCCAGCAACTCCGGTGTCGTCATGTAA
- the CRP7 gene encoding 40S ribosomal protein S21 (BUSCO:57052at5125), giving the protein MENDRGEIVDLYVPRKCSATNRIIKAKDHGSVQISIAKVDENGRAIQGENHVYALCGFVRAMGESDDSLNRLAQRDGLLKSVWSGQR; this is encoded by the exons ATGGAGAACGACCGCGGCGAGATTGTGGACCT TTACGTCCCCCGCAAGTGCAGCGCCACCAACCGCAtcatcaaggccaaggatcACGGCTCTGTCCAGATCTCCATTGCCAAGGTTGACGAGAACGGTCGTGCCATCCAGGGCGAGAACCACGTCTACGCCCTCTGCGGTTTCGTCCGAGCCATGGGCGAGAGCGACGACTCCCTCAACCGACTGGCCCAGCGCGACGGCCTCCTCAAGAGCGTCTGGAGCGGACAGCGATAA
- a CDS encoding hypothetical protein (BUSCO:5527at5125), with protein sequence MSNYMDSLSLGPGFNNVGMSEGLDSAQQSTTSPSSISHQDASFHTQPTSFQGNVTVYQTTGPDAHTSPIQQPGSNTPALNPRSCVTCRRRKVRCDKQMPCSNCRRAQIPCVFPAPGRAPRQPRRKDPNAPPKNSSQREIELMKRLRKLEGIVEELSGQIEVESGGKGQSSASSPEAVHPGQNNSFDTSAHNTQRHLSNASSQQGNARITGESPQGSEATSEQSEGARKSMHKKFGRLVLNDNDTSGSRKYVSHGLWAKLNDELDSIREETQRLTDEDFDESDIEETPDSSPAAALSANHNAFIFGYRSTEVDLDKYWPMPTVIPFLWSVYQENVEPLLKVLHIPTMEPVFRDARRDHKQLSSGNEALVWAIYYAAITSLDPDEVRANLGVNKEDVLIQYRFAVEQALAKANFLNSLDTPIMQALLIFLLVVKGQDGSRFCWSLTGLVAHLAQGMGLHRDGSHFGLSPFETEMRRRLWWSLLLLDLRSADELGTDLIISDYDTQMPSNINDADIKPDSTEAPEPREGHSDCAVAIVRFEIAGFGRRLVRLSSASMSFCPKGMPFENTTLSEREDMLIDVYRRVEHKFLKHITANTNPLYWMAASIARIIMAKMTLVIYQPVLFPGSEGEGALSDEARERAYLAALEIAEYNHILNNDTRCKQFRWLFKTYTNWSAMAYFLIASCRRPWTPLVERGWEAINGYEDHPAQLVKSGDNTSVVMPIRKLYLRAQRHRAAEIIRLRSNPEEARRLEFEERTNPRYQTRFGQETDRNVNKMDEIRQKWRYLVHADGSNIPTSTPAELSPVALPEMLQPTQAQLPSRPRTPSVNDIPGTFDLSDTTMNFMNDMMAQGTNFSMTGFWPLNDVGAAQMKAMNTAATPMTTTAQMPQPQTTQVLDMGQQFQPQSMQLLKDEIPPPYLWDGSYPTMNPNFDPNFDQTAGMDDIDMLGEDFNWHHWSQNVRGM encoded by the exons ATGTCCAACTACATGGATAGTTTATCCCTCGGACCCGGCTTCAATAACGTCGGCATGTCTGAGGGGCTTGACTCTGCGCAACAGTCCACAACGTCGCCGTCATCCATATCCCACCAAGATGCCTCCTTCCACACCCAGCCGACTTCTTTTCAAGGCAACGTTACTGTCTATCAAACAACAGGTCCCGATGCCCATACGAGCCCGATCCAGCAACCCGGAAGCAACACCCCCGCTCTGAACCCACGATCATGCGTAACCTGTCGCCGCCGGAAAGTTCGTTGCGACAAGCAGATGCCTTGTTCCAACTGTCGTCGAGCACAGATTCCATGTGTCTTTCCCGCTCCCGGAAGGGCACCACGGCAGCCCCGCCGGAAAGACCCCAATGCGCCACCCAAAAACTCAAGTCAACGTGAGATAGAGTTGATGAAAAGACTGAGGAAGTTGGAGGGCATCGTAGAAGAATTAAGCGGCCAGATCGAGGTTGAGTCAGGGGGCAAAGGTCAATCATCAGCCAGTTCACCTGAAGCCGTGCATCCAGGTCAAAACAATTCCTTTGACACGTCGGCACATAATACACAACGACACCTGTCAAATGCGTCCTCGCAGCAAGGAAATGCCAGAATCACTGGCGAAAGCCCGCAAGGTAGTGAAGCTACAAGCGAGCAGAGCGAGGGTGCCCGCAAAAGTATGCATAAAAAGTTTGGCCGACTAGTCTTGAACGACAACGATACCAGCGGAAGTCGAAAATACGTCAGCCATGGACTGTGGGCAAAACTCAATGATGAG CTCGACTCGATACGAGAAGAAACACAAAGACTCACCGATGAAGACTTTGACGAATCCGACATAGAAGAAACGCCAGATAGCTCACCCGCAGCTGCGCTGTCGGCAAACCATAATGCGTTCATTTTCGGATATCGCTCTACAGAGGTTGATTTGGACAAATACTGGCCTATGCCGACCGTCATTCCATTCCTGTGGTCTGTATACCAGGAGAACGTGGAGCCATTGCTTAAAGTGCTTCATATACCCACTATGGAGCCAGTTTTTCGAGATGCGAGAAGGGACCACAAACAGCTCTCCTCTGGGAACGAAGCACTGGTCTGGGCGATATACTACGCCGCAATAACATCACTAGACCCTGATGAG GTTCGAGCCAATCTTGGTGTCAACAAAGAGGATGTCCTCATACAGTACCGTTTCGCCGTTGAGCAGGCGCTCGCCAAAGCCAACTTCCTCAACTCGTTAGACACTCCGATCATGCAGGCTTTgctcatcttccttcttgtaGTTAAGGGCCAAGACGGAAGCCGCTTCTGTTGGTCTCTGACAGGTCTGGTAGCTCACCTGGCTCAAGGTATGGGTCTTCACCGCGATGGATCACATTTTGGGTTGAGCCCCTTTGAGACAGAGATGAGGAGACGTCTCTGGTGGTCATTACTGCTATTAGACCTTCGATCGGCCGATGAGTTGGGTACCGACCTTATCATTTCGGACTATGACACGCAGATGCCAAGCAATATCAACGATGCTGACATCAAGCCCGACTCAACAGAGGCTCCTGAGCCCAGAGAAGGTCATTCTGACTGTGCGGTGGCGATCGTTCGTTTTGAGATTGCAGGATTCGGCAGGCGCCTTGTCCGACTTTCATCTGCATCCATGTCGTTCTGTCCCAAAGGCATGCCTTTTGAAAACACTACTCTTTCTGAACGGGAAGACATGCTCATCGATGTTTATCGGAGAGTTGAGCACAAATTCCTGAAGCACATCACGGCTAATACTAATCCCTTGTATTGGATGGCCGCCTCCATTGCTCGTATCATTATGGCCAAGATGACTCTAGTTATCTACCAGCCAGTACTCTTCCCTGGTTCCGAGGGAGAAGGTGCACTTTCAGATGAGGCGAGAGAGCGAGCCTACTTGGCAGCGCTTGAAATCGCGGAATACAATCACATCTTGAACAACGATACAAGATGTAAGCAGTTTAGGTGGTTGTTCAAAACCTACACCAACTGGTCTGCCATGGCCTACTTTCTCATAGCCAGTTGTCGTCGGCCATGGACCCCTCTCGTGGAGCGTGGTTGGGAAGCGATCAATGGATATGAGGATCATCCAGCGCAGCTTGTGAAGTCTGGCGACAATACATCTGTCGTGATGCCTATAAGGAAACTTTACTTGAGAGCACAAAGACACCGTGCGGCGGAGATTATTCGGCTTCGCAGCAATCCCGAAGAGGCTCGTCGTTTGGAATTTGAAGAAAGGACAAACCCCAGGTATCAAACTCGATTTGGACAGGAAACTGATCGGAATGTCAACAAGATGGATGAGATCAGGCAAAAATGGAGGTATCTGGTGCACGCTGACGGAAGTAACATACCGACGTCTACCCCAGCTGAGCTCAGTCCTGTGGCATTACCAGAAATGCTCCAGCCTACACAAGCACAACTCCCATCTCGCCCTCGGACACCGTCAGTCAACGATATTCCAGGAACCTTTGACCTCTCGGACACGACAATGAACTTTATGAACGATATGATGGCACAGGGTACAAATTTCAGCATGACAGGCTTCTGGCCACTCAACGACGTCGGTGCGGCCCAGATGAAGGCCATGAATACTGCGGCAACGCCCATGACTACAACTGCCCAAATGCCGCAACCACAAACGACGCAAGTATTAGACATGGGTCAGCAGTTTCAACCCCAGTCTATGCAACTACTTAAAGATGAGATCCCACCGCCTTATCTTTGGGATGGTTCTTACCCGACCATGAACCCAAACTTTGATCCAAACTTTGATCAAACAGCGGGTATGGATGATATCGACATGCTTGGAGAAGATTTCAATTGGCACCACTGGAGCCAAAATGTTCGTGGTATGTAG
- a CDS encoding hypothetical protein (BUSCO:4862at5125), which translates to MDRSRRMPQRRRPLGASASPTSTSEASFDLNPLTSPVVAQTNTTPGGRRSTKPLQHAFTFSPPGSSRNSNSKRRSTTMENFPIPDEGEHGPKKGGHSLRKRARVDYTFEHIDDDVVVPNSTSSARGKKRRSEINFDTDDFHTNDSKRRGASMGAETPSSRRRNPTRKPSDLKVFHHAALQDDDNEVQDTIEVGAYYSDVDDSELREGAASNNSSPQSKMSPKNSPKKSPQIESAKNELPAPQFSSSHQTEPSTENTAPVPEFGQIPPEKLYPVVEHISNSIEEPVSQPAEPQAENFPNVEPEPEKINDNQRQPSAAADTNDTTAELQVTMTSAESEPASTAAVPAVSVKTEQVDHEPVSLPVPVPVPEPVPVPEPVPEPVSEPVSEPAPEPVPAPAPTIVPPPIIAEENNQSESIHSPIVHSPKPEPVNDIIQLPTAESVPQNNPEPYSFTTNANIEEEPSHQPTVKQIPESPDRLPNQHQEEKMDKMDIDPVQEELPAQDIEMTDAATNETQAVQKGVSTPPPESAPVPISALAPLSVDLPSPLPSKSTPSSPKSPAKLRSPSPAREPDQPPEDTMAPLQEDTASPQEVGVGDISMSVELDNDLIEVEKMNNESVENNGGNEDNEDNEDNESTEAMILNNEPQIPDTTQNPVTQEGPNALSSPIELKAPTPPPAETIETPASSVPSEPKSSPQKSVASRVPLEPMPQPTPVGRWSHLKPYVDGEFLLYPEKKGGDEDGANDDATPEGKDTDREGADMEPMVDDQDDAGLEAPTPALNTPTRGSPVPDSLDPTALNSPAPAGDDVDDADASESQDPLERTRYYKYRKLRDPEEYISAIENYEDMSTEDLYELLEAINVSLVQWQDEWSDLGAIVDDYENSLRRRAADSKYEARTRNLHQHGVNYEEPEFAVKGYKSRDKEGLTETRYLQGQDRIMAAAYGFEYDPHPSKIGKQNPETQQVGVMTRGRSLRNQPRQTAKATETDEVVGKRQRKPVQLFDPATQDVSRSSTPVPTRGGGRRRKNANAEDEPQTSLAVSFNSEVASDGEGPKTRRKRGTRGKNALPVEDAAPSPDAEEVAQEEPAKPTRRGRARPAVKYEEADPNEFVDDEPQEEEEEEEPEEEEVEEAEPEKEENPPVRRHIVTLKLPSGYFAEFTPEMEIVDNGDSRPTTACSEESSQTAESSYSFRPKRQRNFRDNPDGGEDSSQAPPKKRIKRTSGGTAVTETPSTASTPAPSTEPAQVLSNRKIQKIKVVRSGQDTKNGGTPQAQQAPPPPPPPQPATPTPIPVDDNDDTPKDYKSMTKSEKMSASMKNRWANGNMAGAVEKRKATLAAKKAAQAAAEQRTGVVAPKPKGKAPVKRESTLKMQMAPEQPQMPPQQQPPPPPPPMLHQPPPIHPHHHHHHQYAVHHQHPQHHHQHPPHPAHLQQMHQPPPHLPHPPPQQHQPGNPPPPFMHGHGQHPNHGHGHGMPGMGYPY; encoded by the exons ATGGACCGCTCGCGCCGAATGCCTCAACGTCGTCGCCCTTTAGGAGCTTCAGCTTCTCCTACCTCTACTTCAGAGGCTTCTTTTGACTTGAATCCACTCACAAGCCCTGTTGTTGCTCAGACTAATACCACGCCTGGTGGTCGCCGCTCAACCAAACCCCTTCAGCACGCCTTCACTTTCTCACCTCCAGGTAGTAGTCGTAACTCAAATTCCAAGAGGCGATCTACAACTATGGAAAACTTTCCAATTCCAGACGAGGGTGAACATGGTCCCAAAAAAGGCGGCCACAGTCTCCGTAAGCGTGCCCGTGTGGATTACACCTTTGAGCACATTGACGACGATGTCGTTGTCCCCAACTCAACATCTTCGGCACGCGGCAAGAAACGCAGGTCAGAGATAAATTTTGACACGGATGACTTTCATACCAATGACTCAAAGAGAAGAGGCGCCTCCATGGGTGCTGAAACTCCATCAAGCCGTCGGAGGAATCCGACACGCAAACCCAGTGACCTCAAAGTATTTCATCACGCTGCTTTGCAGGATGATGATAACGAGGTCCAAGACACCATCGAAGTCGGTGCATACTACTCAGATGTTGACGACTCAGAGCTTAGAGAAGGTGCAGCTTCGAACAACTCATCCCCTCAGTCAAAGATGTCACCAAAAAACTCACCAAAGAAATCACCTCAAATCGAGTCGGCCAAAAATGAGTTGCCAGCGCCGCAGTTCTCTAGCAGTCATCAAACTGAACCTTCAACAGAAAACACTGCTCCCGTTCCTGAATTCGGTCAAATTCCCCCAGAAAAACTATATCCTGTTGTGGAACATATAAGTAACTCTATTGAGGAACCTGTATCTCAGCCTGCAGAGCCGCAAGCCGAAAACTTTCCCAACGTGGAACCTGAACCGGAAAAAATTAATGATAACCAACGGCAGCCTTCAGCTGCAGCGGATACTAATGATACAACAGCGGAGTTGCAAGTAACAATGACAAGTGCAGAATCTGAGCCAGCTTCCACAGCAGCAGTGCCAGCTGTCAGTGTCAAGACAGAGCAGGTAGACCACGAGCCAGTCTCTCTACCCgtgccagtgccagtgccagagccagtgccagtgccagAGCCAGTGCCAGAGCCAGTGTCAGAGCCAGTGTCAGAGCCAGCGCCAGAGCCAGTGCCAGCGCCAGCACCGACAATAGTACCACCGCCGATTATAGCTGAGGAGAATAATCAGAGTGAATCTATTCATTCACCTATTGTTCATTCACCCAAACCCGAGCCTGTAAACGACATTATCCAGCTCCCCACTGCTGAATCTGTTCCGCAAAATAATCCTGAACCCTATTCGTTCACTACCAACGCTAATATCGAGGAAGAGCCGTCTCATCAGCCAACTGTTAAACAAATACCCGAATCACCAGATCGGCTGCCAAATCAGCACCAAGAGGAAAAAATGGACAAAATGGATATAGATCCGGTTCAAGAAGAGCTGCCCGCTCAAGATATCGAAATGACTGATGCAGCTACAAATGAGACCCAAGCTGTTCAGAAAGGTGTATCAACGCCTCCACCAGAATCTGCACCTGTGCCTATATCTGCACTTGCACCTTTATCTGTCGACTTACCATCACCATTGCCATCAAAAAGTACCCCTTCATCACCAAAGTCCCCTGCCAAATTACGGTCACCCTCACCAGCTCGGGAACCTGATCAACCGCCTGAAGATACTATGGCTCCGCTACAAGAAGATACAGCCTCACCTCAAGAAGTCGGTGTTGGTGACATCTCCATGTCCGTAGAGTTGGACAACGACTTAATTGAGGTCGAGAAGATGAACAACGAAAGTGTCGAGAACAACGGGGGTAATGAGGACAACGAAGACAATGAAGACAATGAGTCCACCGAGGCAATGATTCTTAACAATGAGCCTCAAATCCCCGATACAACTCAGAATCCCGTCACTCAAGAGGGGCCTAACGCTCTCTCGAGCCCTATCGAATTGAAAGCTCCgactcctcctcctgctgaAACTATTGAAACCCCGGCGTCTTCTGTACCTTCGGAACCAAAATCAAGTCCTCAAAAATCTGTCGCTTCTCGAGTTCCTTTGGAGCCGATGCCACAGCCTACCCCGGTCGGCCGCTGGTCTCACCTCAAGCCTTATGTCGATGGCGAGTTCCTGCTGTACCCAGAAAAGAAGGGCGGGGACGAGGACGGCGCAAATGACGATGCGACCCCGGAAGGAAAGGACACTGATCGAGAAGGTGCTGACATGGAACCTATGGTCGACGATCAAGATGATGCAGGGCTCGAAGCACCTACACCCGCGCTCAACACACCTACTCGTGGCTCCCCTGTACCAGACTCATTAGACCCGACAGCCCTCAATTCGCCTGCTCCtgctggtgatgatgttgatgatgctgaCGCCTCTGAATCTCAAGATCCTCTAGAGCGCACTCGATACTATAAATATCGCAAGCTGAGGGATCCCGAAGAGTATATCTCGGCCATCGAGAATTATGAAGATATGTCCACCGAAGATCTTTATGAGCTTCTCGAAGCTATTAATGTCTCTTTGGTCCAATGGCAAGACGAGTGGAGTGACCTGGGAGCAATCGTCGACGACTATGAAAACTCTCTTCGTCGACGAGCAGCTGATTCTAAGTACGAAGCCCGCACTCGTAACCTTCACCAACACGGCGTCAACTATGAGGAGCCTGAATTCGCCGTCAAGGGCTACAAGTCTCGTGACAAGGAGGGTCTGACTGAGACTCGATAtcttcaaggccaagatcgCATCATGGCTGCTGCTTACGGCTTCGAGTATGATCCTCATCCTTCAAAAATTGGCAAACAAAATCCCGAGACGCAACAAGTTGGGGTCATGACACGCGGCCGATCTTTGCGGAATCAGCCTAGGCAGACTGCCAAGGCCACAGAGACCGACGAGGTCGTTGGCAAACGCCAGCGAAAGCCTGTTCAACTCTTCGATCCTGCGACACAAGATGTCAGCAGGAGCTCGACACCCGTACCCACTCGCGGCGGTGGTCGACGACGCAAGAATGCCAACGCTGAGGACGAGCCACAGACAAGCCTTGCAGTCAGCTTCAACAGCGAGGTTGCTTCGGACGGTGAGGGCCCAAAGACCAGACGCAAGCGTGGCACTCGCGGCAAGAATGCTTTGCCAGTAGAGGACGCCGCGCCTAGCCCAGATGCCGAGGAAGTAGCCCAAGAAGAGCCTGCAAAGCCCACTCGCCGTGGCCGTGCCAGACCTGCTGTCAAGTATGAGGAGGCTGATCCCAACGAGTTCGTCGACGACGAGCcacaagaagaggaagaggaagaggagccagaggaagaggaggtagAGGAGGCGGAGCCAGAGAAAGAGGAGAACCCGCCAGTCCGTCGACATATTGTTACTCTCAAACTCCCCAGTGGCTACTTTGCTGAGTTCACGCCTGAGATGGAGATTGTCGACAATGGTGATTCCCGTCCAACTACCGCCTGCTCTGAAGAATCTTCTCAAACTGCTGAGTCGTCTTACTCCTTCCGGCCAAAACGGCAGAGGAATTTCCGCGACAACCCTGATGGAGGTGAAGACTCAAGCCAAGCGCCGCCCAAGAAGAGAATCAAACGAACAAGTGGCGGTACCGCTGTCACCGAGACTCCATCCACAGCATCCACACCTGCTCCATCTACTGAGCCGGCACAGGTCCTCAGCAACCGCAAGATTCAGAAGATCAAGGTTGTCAGGTCTGGTCAGGACACCAAGAATGGAGGAACACCTCAAGCACAGcaagcaccaccaccacccccTCCTCCCCAACCTGCTACCCCTACCCCTATTCCGGTTGATGACAATGATGATACTCCAAAGGACTACAAGTCCATGACTAAATCCGAAAAGATGTCGGCCTCTATGAAGA ATCGCTGGGCCAACGGAAACATGGCTGGAGCCGTTGAAAAACGCAAGGCGACCCTGGCGGCTAAGAAGGCTGCTCAAGCGGCAGCCGAGCAAAGAACAGGTGTCGTCGCTCCAAAGCCGAAGGGCAAGGCCCCTGTGAAGAGAGAATCTACTCTCAAGATGCAGATGGCACCAGAACAGCCTCAGATGCCACCACAACAGCAACCGCCTCCGCCGCCCCCACCCATGCTGCATCAGCCACCGCCCATACACcctcaccaccatcaccatcaccaataTGCTGTGCACCACCAACACCCCCAGCATCACCATCAGCACCCTCCTCACCCAGCTCATCTACAGCAGATGCATCAGCCTCCTCCGCATCTTCCCCATCCACCTCCGCAGCAGCATCAGCCTGGAAACCCACCTCCTCCCTTCATGCATGGGCATGGCCAACATCCCAATCACGGACATGGCCATGGGATGCCGGGTATGGGATATCCCTATTAA
- a CDS encoding hypothetical protein (BUSCO:23613at5125) codes for MNETSGFLPARLLHSSEPMSNVTSAPLLGTSVPVTNFNAAANSAGELSTNGGFIAEDSATPNQQEDDIVVVKITGKSSRKPRKQKVPKPAVPKRTKSVPSAKSQTSKDDTGDKDIDDVPVKSNAKKKKTGTMSNHFPPPQEPSAPEKLKKVDVNAPLHLEQAPARRLDWTPPTQKTVVNIDSDSSAFKTLGSSEADQPLPVFKNLVGGYACAEEPSESACRPAQASDEDSSFLRKRKRIELLATKATGSSAMEPEKSPTKKPAKKKKPRTITELATAAYRVPSQPDPEPPSPSLLDHFSIIKNGTVAAADAQSDNPKGKGKQRRKTTNVPKKKAPPKPVLLSPSAALAQVANQDFVFGTSSQLAREESPTVLKDLQAALRQSNQNEDIGFAIPIHSDGVEPQQQQQRSKLWGAAARDAEGDLFDAEVINLTEDTSILPVEGTNANPFGYHVGGDDSIVMIESNAPSDHDPNVELPETSALPGERARHASEGDSPYFSDSDFSASTNIGPSRPEQNNVVDEASVTPIEEIEKLPELPPQPPRPNYEGFTDIRLAKEIKKFGFKPIKRRSAMIALLDQCWQSKARIGQASFHATAISPAARPKATKISKTKTPPKAIKSPKKPRGQSRRNSVSASEPQEPPPSAQPPETPKRRPGRPRKDSLDSSPGITSPSRRKSASPSKRTTSSRRGNASQPPVIEIPDSEDDGSDFASSPQSNLQQTFPSSAPLDISITTNDDTESILAVTHTEEEVALFEHITNAVKSAPRTTDPQKPSWNEKILLYDPIILEDLATWLNTGELNRVGYDGEVNPNDVKKWCESRSVCCVARENHRGKERKRF; via the coding sequence ATGAATGAGACATCGGGCTTCCTTCCCGCCCGTCTTCTGCATTCTTCAGAACCAATGTCAAACGTCACTTCGGCACCTTTATTGGGGACATCTGTTCCCGTCACTAACTTCAATGCCGCCGCGAACTCAGCGGGTGAACTTTCGACCAATGGTGGCTTCATAGCTGAGGATTCCGCTACTCCGAACCAGCAGGAAGATGATATAGTAGTAGTCAAGATCACCGGGAAATCGTCCAGGAAGCCTCGAAAACAGAAAGTGCCAAAACCAGCTGTGCCGAAACGAACTAAATCGGTTCCATCAGCCAAATCACAGACTTCAAAAGACGACACTGGCGACAAAGACATCGACGATGTTCCAGTGAAGTCTAAtgcaaagaaaaagaaaactgGTACTATGAGTAACCATTTTCCTCCACCACAAGAACCCAGCGCACCTGAGAAACTTAAGAAGGTCGACGTGAATGCACCCCTTCATCTGGAACAAGCACCTGCGCGGAGATTAGACTGGACTCCTCCAACTCAGAAAACAGTGGTCAACATTGATTCAGACTCGTCAGCTTTCAAAACGTTGGGCTCTTCTGAGGCAGATCAGCCACTTCCAGTCTTCAAGAATCTTGTAGGTGGCTACGCCTGCGCAGAAGAGCCTTCGGAGTCAGCATGCCGCCCTGCACAGGCTTCAGACGAAGATTCAAGCTTTCTCAGAAAAAGGAAGCGCATTGAGCTCTTAGCTACTAAAGCGACAGGCTCCTCAGCGATGGAACCCGAGAAGTCGCCCACAAAGAAACccgcaaagaagaagaagcccagAACAATCACAGAACTTGCCACTGCTGCTTATAGGGTGCCTAGTCAGCCCGATCCTGAACCACCAAGCCCTTCTCTCTTAGATCACTTCTCGATCATCAAGAATGGtactgttgctgctgctgatgcgCAGTCAGACAACCCCAAAGGCAAAGGGAAACAGCGGCGCAAAACCACGAATGTTCCTAAAAAGAAAGCACCACCCAAACCCGTTTTGCTGTCGCCAAGTGCTGCTTTAGCACAGGTTGCTAACCAAGATTTTGTTTTTGGGACCTCCAGTCAGCTGGCTAGGGAAGAGTCACCAACTGTCTTGAAAGATCTTCAAGCTGCTCTAAGACAATCAAATCAGAATGAAGATATAGGCTTCGCCATACCGATCCACAGTGATGGTGTCGAaccgcaacaacaacaacaacgtAGCAAGCTCTGGGGCGCAGCCGCTCGGGATGCTGAAGGAGATCTCTTTGATGCGGAAGTCATAAATCTGACTGAGGACACATCGATACTGCCGGTGGAGGGCACTAATGCAAACCCATTTGGATACCATGTCGGCGGAGATGACAGCATTGTCATGATTGAGAGCAATGCTCCAAGTGACCACGACCCCAATGTTGAATTGCCGGAAACTTCAGCATTGCCCGGTGAAAGGGCAAGGCATGCCTCGGAGGGTGATTCCCCCTACTTTTCCGACAGCGACTTTTCAGCCAGCACCAACATTGGTCCATCGAGGCCTGAGCAGAACAATGTTGTCGATGAGGCTTCGGTAACACCAATAGAGGAGATTGAGAAACTACCTGAACTTCCGCCACAGCCACCAAGGCCCAATTACGAGGGCTTTACAGACATCCGCTTGGCAAAAGAAATCAAGAAATTCGGCTTTAAACCCATCAAACGAAGAAGCGCGATGATTGCCTTGCTAGATCAATGCTGGCAGAGCAAGGCTCGTATAGGTCAAGCAAGTTTCCACGCCACAGCTATATCGCCTGCTGCTAGGCCCAAAGCCACAAAGATTTCCAAAACAAAGACCCCCCCAAAAGCCATCAAGAGTCCCAAAAAGCCTAGAGGTCAATCGCGCAGGAACAGCGTCAGTGCTTCGGAGCCTCAGGAACCGCCGCCTTCCGCTCAACCCCCTGAAACTCCCAAGCGGCGTCCTGGCCGGCCAAGAAAGGACAGCCTGGATTCCTCGCCAGGCATTACTTCCCCCTCCAGACGCAAGTCCGCTTCGCCATCAAAGCGTACAACATCATCTCGCCGAGGCAACGCTTCCCAGCCGCCTGTGATCGAAATTCCTGACTCCGAAGATGATGGGAGCGACTTCGCATCTTCACCACAGTCCAATCTTCAACAGACTTTTCCTTCTTCGGCCCCGTTGGATATATCTATCACAACCAATGACGACACAGAGTCGATCCTTGCAGTCACACATACCGAAGAGGAGGTAGCTCTGTTTGAGCATATAACCAATGCTGTCAAGTCTGCTCCACGGACTACAGACCCGCAAAAACCATCATGGAATGAAAAAATACTTCTTTACGACCCCATAATACTGGAGGACCTCGCAACATGGCTCAATACGGGCGAGCTTAATCGCGTGGGTTACGATGGAGAGGTGAACCCCAATGACGTGAAGAAATGGTGTGAATCGAGAAGTGTATGTTGCGTGGCGCGAGAAAACCACCGTGGCAAAGAACGAAAGCGGTTTTGA